A part of Augochlora pura isolate Apur16 chromosome 1, APUR_v2.2.1, whole genome shotgun sequence genomic DNA contains:
- the LOC144471797 gene encoding SLIT-ROBO Rho GTPase-activating protein 1 isoform X1, with amino-acid sequence MDEEEIDGVKSPIKRLGSTRKLLVFNNIRLQLNEQLRCLDVRMEAQVALVAELQDFFRKRAELELDYSKSLDKMARSIQLRHKEQKQKREQWPLFSSYACWQQLIKETKSLSRDHAALSEVYSTHLVGRLNQVMEDVQRIYKRCREIGYETHEEILRVLHELHTTMKTYQAYQAESRQAETKLRVAEQQRTKLEVANAPPEKLARSKKYKLIEKEVNKRKNKYQEAKLKALKARNDYILCLEASNTTIHKYFVDDLSDLIDCMDFGFHNCIARALLMHCSAEEGRQRSLQSGAEQLAACVGALDSRADKQRFLESHHSAFMIPKKFEFQGQRGDEAPEPELQKLLHAEMEQRLTQLQQRVTSLRTESEEVWKTLETAEASLLEMLTAKDYDCSRYFGENAVPTSRPPETLQIKLRADRQETEEFYLTKFREYLLGTSRIARLDAKQEYIRQSLLDGSTASPNPSLSTTKQKQARRKRIGRLQMNGQPKLFGGSLEEYLESTNQEIPLIMKSCIRVINLYGLHHQGIFRVSGSQVEINNFREWFERGEDPLADVTDASDINSVAGVLKLYLRELREPLFPIIYFEHLMELAQLESKQEFVNKMKELISSLPRPVVIVMRYLFAFLNHLSEFSDENMMDPYNLAICFGPTLVPVPEDKDQVQYQNQVNELIKNIITFCEEIFPEDIGGTQYEKYISREPDDADVGDSPTDQVQEDMDSEVYPSEDESENLEATAQFDFNARSERELSFKKGDTLTLYTQVSNDWWRGALAGREGLIPDKYIMIKIKDEEREKELLKSSSEESMRRRTSSSADSVLSSNNSPLMGPSGNPSTWSSGIASDAASATVTPTPTAASAIAMAAANATAATTATDNTGNNSSGVVPTLVTNAACISSTQPIISREESASRAAKISTPERENRIGADTAVSGILSMNERGDNEKLSSFAAESSVQRSGEEMGTEELDRAGLTSQEGGSKRGSGRKQHWKCQSMGETMQQQQQQQQHQQLTAGNSLQVGGNALPQEEDPQEQPTFSANRELWQRRATSQTQLNPPVPPNNKIYRSSQEFREMRQKHTPDLVMDLPLSAQDASKKSASSNSLSSSDEDTPVQPSRAEAATSPTGGPESPDMSTAAERFAKQNQCTLKKNTKTNPPETQSKLKRGVDNENEAEQEPEEMVRSASSNQISSDSSMPLRSPLPPRSKIEPKIVAKFADMHLTGGSQVSSFKPQVKVKPTILRKPVLPFPHPHMSPELARKIEKQAQSAEQTN; translated from the exons ATGGACGAAGAAGAAATCGACGGCGTGAAGTCACCTATCAAGAGGCTTGGCTCCACACGGAAGCTGCTCGTCTTCAACA ACATACGGCTACAGCTGAACGAACAGCTGAGATGTCTCGACGTCCGGATGGAGGCGCAAGTCGCCCTCGTCGCGGAGCTCCAGgatttttttcgaaagagAGCAGAACTGGAGCTCGATTACAGCAAGTCGCTCGACAAGATGGCCAGAAGTATACAGCTCAGGCACAAGGAGcaaaaacaaaa ACGAGAACAGTGGCCACTGTTCTCCAGCTACGCTTGTTGGCAGCAACTCATCAAGGAGACCAAGTCCTTGAGCAGAGACCATGCGGCGCTTTCGGAAGTGTATAGTACGCACCTCGTGGGTCGTCTAAACCAGGTGATGGAAGACGTCCAGCGGATATACAAGCGA TGCCGTGAGATAGGCTACGAGACCCACGAGGAGATCCTGCGGGTGTTGCACGAGCTCCATACCACGATGAAGACGTATCAAGCCTACCAAGCCGAGTCGAGGCAAGCGGAAACGAAACTTCGCGTCGCGGAGCAGCAACGTACCAAGCTGGAGGTTGCGAACGCTCCGCCCGAGAAGCTCGCGCGCAGCAAAAAATACAAGCTCATCGAAAAGGAAGTGAACAAG AGGAAGAACAAGTATCAAGAGGCGAAGCTGAAAGCGTTGAAAGCGAGAAACGATTACATTCTTTGCCTGGAGGCCTCGAACACGACGATACACAAGTACTTCGTGGACGATCTGTCGGATCTCATCGAC TGCATGGATTTCGGCTTCCATAATTGCATCGCTCGTGCGTTGCTGATGCACTGCAGCGCGGAAGAGGGCAGGCAACGTTCGTTGCAGTCGGGCGCGGAGCAGCTGGCCGCCTGCGTCGGTGCTCTGGATTCTAGAGCGGATAAGCAGAGATTCCTGGAGTCTCATCATTCCGCGTTTATGATCCCGAAGAAGTTTGAGTTCCAAGGCCAGCGAGGAGACGAA GCTCCCGAACCcgaattgcaaaaattgttgcacgCCGAGATGGAGCAACGTTTGACACAGCTGCAGCAGAGGGTCACGTCCTTGAGAACCGAATCCGAGGAAGTTTGGAAAACGTTGGAGACGGCGGAAGCCAGCCTCTTGGAGATGCTGACGGCGAAGGACTACGACTGTTCGAGGTATTTCGGAGAGAACGCCGTGCCCACGTCGAGGCCTCCGGAGACCTTGCAAATCAAGCTCAGGGCCGACAGGCAAGAAACCGAAGAATTCTACCTCACG AAATTCAGGGAGTATCTGCTTGGCACCTCCAGAATAGCTAGACTAGATGCGAAGCAGGAATACATTAGGCAGAGTCTGCTAGACGGCTCGACCGCAAGTCCGAACCCGTCGCTGTCGACGACCAAGCAGAAGCAGGCCCGGCGGAAACGTATCGGCCGGTTGCAGATGAACGGCCAGCCGAAATTGTTCGGCGGCTCGTTGGAGGAATATTTAGAGAGCACGAACCAGGAGATACCGTTGATCATGAAGAGCTGTATCAGAGTAATCAACCTCTACGGCCTCCATCACCAGGGAATATTTCGGGTCTCGGGATCTCAGGTGGAAATCAACAATTTCCGTGAATGGTTCGAACGAGGAGAAGACCCGTTGGCCGACGTGACCGACGCGTCGGACATCAACAGTGTGGCCGGCGTGCTGAAGCTCTATCTGAGAGAGTTGAGGGAACCTCTGTTTcctatcatttatttcgagcACCTTATGGAATTGGCACAGCTGGAGTCGAAGCAGGAGTTCGTCAACAAGATGAAGGAATTGATTTCGAGTCTTCCAAGACCAGTTGTTATTGTAATGCGATATCTGTTCGCATTTTTGAACCA CCTTTCAGAGTTCTCGGACGAGAACATGATGGATCCTTACAACCTTGCGATTTGCTTCGGACCTACGTTGGTACCTGTGCCGGAGGACAAGGATCAAGTGCAGTACCAGAATCAAGTGAACGAGCTGatcaagaatattattacgttCTGCGAGGAGATATTTCCGGAGGACATTGGAGGTACTCAGTACGAAAAGTACATCAGTAGGGAACCGGACGACGC TGACGTGGGCGACTCGCCGACAGATCAGGTTCAAGAAGACATGGACTCGGAGGTGTACCCGTCCGAGGATG AATCGGAAAACCTTGAAGCCACAGCGCAATTCGATTTCAATGCAAGGTCCGAAAGAGAGTTAAGCTTCAAAAAGGGGGATACCTTGACTCTATACACGCAAGTCAGTAATGACTGGTGGCGAGGTGCCTTGGCTGGTAGAGAGGGGCTTATTcccgataaatatattatgatcAAGATAAA GGACGAGGAACGCGAGAAGGAACTCTTGAAGTCGTCCAGCGAAGAATCGATGAGAAGACGAACCTCGAGCTCGGCGGACAGCGTATTGTCGAGCAACAATTCGCCACTGATGGGCCCATCCGGAAATCCATCGACGTGGTCTTCCGGCATCGCGTCCGACGCCGCGTCCGCGACGGtcacgccgacgccgacggcTGCGAGCGCGATCGCGATGGCGGCTGCGAATGCGACCGCGGCCACGACCGCCACCGACAATACCGGGAACAACAGCAGCGGTGTTGTCCCAACGCTCGTCACGAACGCGGCCTGCATCTCGTCAACGCAGCCGATCATCAGTCGAGAG GAGTCCGCTTCTCGAGCGGCGAAGATATCCACGCCCGAAAGGGAAAATCGCATCGGAGCGGACACCGCGGTCTCCGGCATCCTCTCGATGAACGAACGAGGCGACAACGAGAAGCTGTCGAGCTTTGCTGCCGAGTCGTCGGTGCAACGGAGCGGCGAAGAAATGGGGACAGAGGAGCTGGACCGCGCTGGTTTGACAAGTCAAGAGGGCGGTTCGAAGCGTGGGTCGGGCAGAAAGCAACACTGGAAATGCCAGAGTATGGGGGAGACGatgcagcaacagcaacaacaacagcaacaccAGCAGCTAACGGCTGGGAATTCCCTTCAGGTGGGAGGGAACGCGCTGCCGCAGGAAGAGGACCCGCAGGAACAGCCGACGTTCTCGGCGAATCGGGAGCTTTGGCAGAGACGAGCCACGTCGCAGACCCAGTTGAATCCCCCGGTACCGCCCAACAATAAGATCTACCGCAGCTCTCAAGAGTTCCGCGAGATGCGACAGAAGCACACGCCGGATCTCGTGATGGACTTGCCGTTGTCGGCGCAGGATGCGAGCAAGAAGTCTGCCTCGTCAAACAGTTTGAGCAGCTCGGACGAGGACACCCCGGTGCAACCTTCGCGGGCCGAGGCGGCTACCTCGCCGACGGGAGGGCCCGAATCGCCGGACATGAGCACGGCCGCCGAGCGGTTCGCCAAACAAAACCAGTGCACCTTAAAGAAAAACACCAAGACGAACCCGCCGGAGACTCAGTCGAAGTTGAAACGAGGCGTCGATAACGAGAACGAAGCCGAACAGGAGCCCGAGGAGATGGTCAGATCGGCCAGCTCGAATCAGATCTCCTCGGACTCCTCGATGCCGTTGAGGTCTCCGCTGCCGCCTCGATCCAAGATCGAGCCGAAGATCGTCGCTAAGTTCGCGGACATGCACCTGACCGGCGGCAGCCAAGTATCCTCGTTCAAACCGCAGGTCAAGGTCAAGCCGACGATACTTAGGAAACCGGTGCTGCCATTCCCGCATCCAC
- the LOC144471797 gene encoding SLIT-ROBO Rho GTPase-activating protein 1 isoform X2 — protein sequence MFQCIIQQRNGWIHPYNPDTKDVFPDIRLQLNEQLRCLDVRMEAQVALVAELQDFFRKRAELELDYSKSLDKMARSIQLRHKEQKQKREQWPLFSSYACWQQLIKETKSLSRDHAALSEVYSTHLVGRLNQVMEDVQRIYKRCREIGYETHEEILRVLHELHTTMKTYQAYQAESRQAETKLRVAEQQRTKLEVANAPPEKLARSKKYKLIEKEVNKRKNKYQEAKLKALKARNDYILCLEASNTTIHKYFVDDLSDLIDCMDFGFHNCIARALLMHCSAEEGRQRSLQSGAEQLAACVGALDSRADKQRFLESHHSAFMIPKKFEFQGQRGDEAPEPELQKLLHAEMEQRLTQLQQRVTSLRTESEEVWKTLETAEASLLEMLTAKDYDCSRYFGENAVPTSRPPETLQIKLRADRQETEEFYLTKFREYLLGTSRIARLDAKQEYIRQSLLDGSTASPNPSLSTTKQKQARRKRIGRLQMNGQPKLFGGSLEEYLESTNQEIPLIMKSCIRVINLYGLHHQGIFRVSGSQVEINNFREWFERGEDPLADVTDASDINSVAGVLKLYLRELREPLFPIIYFEHLMELAQLESKQEFVNKMKELISSLPRPVVIVMRYLFAFLNHLSEFSDENMMDPYNLAICFGPTLVPVPEDKDQVQYQNQVNELIKNIITFCEEIFPEDIGGTQYEKYISREPDDADVGDSPTDQVQEDMDSEVYPSEDESENLEATAQFDFNARSERELSFKKGDTLTLYTQVSNDWWRGALAGREGLIPDKYIMIKIKDEEREKELLKSSSEESMRRRTSSSADSVLSSNNSPLMGPSGNPSTWSSGIASDAASATVTPTPTAASAIAMAAANATAATTATDNTGNNSSGVVPTLVTNAACISSTQPIISREESASRAAKISTPERENRIGADTAVSGILSMNERGDNEKLSSFAAESSVQRSGEEMGTEELDRAGLTSQEGGSKRGSGRKQHWKCQSMGETMQQQQQQQQHQQLTAGNSLQVGGNALPQEEDPQEQPTFSANRELWQRRATSQTQLNPPVPPNNKIYRSSQEFREMRQKHTPDLVMDLPLSAQDASKKSASSNSLSSSDEDTPVQPSRAEAATSPTGGPESPDMSTAAERFAKQNQCTLKKNTKTNPPETQSKLKRGVDNENEAEQEPEEMVRSASSNQISSDSSMPLRSPLPPRSKIEPKIVAKFADMHLTGGSQVSSFKPQVKVKPTILRKPVLPFPHPHMSPELARKIEKQAQSAEQTN from the exons ATGTTCCAGTGCATTATACAACAGAGAAACGGATGGATTCATCCTTATAATCCTGACACAAAGGACGTCTTTCCAG ACATACGGCTACAGCTGAACGAACAGCTGAGATGTCTCGACGTCCGGATGGAGGCGCAAGTCGCCCTCGTCGCGGAGCTCCAGgatttttttcgaaagagAGCAGAACTGGAGCTCGATTACAGCAAGTCGCTCGACAAGATGGCCAGAAGTATACAGCTCAGGCACAAGGAGcaaaaacaaaa ACGAGAACAGTGGCCACTGTTCTCCAGCTACGCTTGTTGGCAGCAACTCATCAAGGAGACCAAGTCCTTGAGCAGAGACCATGCGGCGCTTTCGGAAGTGTATAGTACGCACCTCGTGGGTCGTCTAAACCAGGTGATGGAAGACGTCCAGCGGATATACAAGCGA TGCCGTGAGATAGGCTACGAGACCCACGAGGAGATCCTGCGGGTGTTGCACGAGCTCCATACCACGATGAAGACGTATCAAGCCTACCAAGCCGAGTCGAGGCAAGCGGAAACGAAACTTCGCGTCGCGGAGCAGCAACGTACCAAGCTGGAGGTTGCGAACGCTCCGCCCGAGAAGCTCGCGCGCAGCAAAAAATACAAGCTCATCGAAAAGGAAGTGAACAAG AGGAAGAACAAGTATCAAGAGGCGAAGCTGAAAGCGTTGAAAGCGAGAAACGATTACATTCTTTGCCTGGAGGCCTCGAACACGACGATACACAAGTACTTCGTGGACGATCTGTCGGATCTCATCGAC TGCATGGATTTCGGCTTCCATAATTGCATCGCTCGTGCGTTGCTGATGCACTGCAGCGCGGAAGAGGGCAGGCAACGTTCGTTGCAGTCGGGCGCGGAGCAGCTGGCCGCCTGCGTCGGTGCTCTGGATTCTAGAGCGGATAAGCAGAGATTCCTGGAGTCTCATCATTCCGCGTTTATGATCCCGAAGAAGTTTGAGTTCCAAGGCCAGCGAGGAGACGAA GCTCCCGAACCcgaattgcaaaaattgttgcacgCCGAGATGGAGCAACGTTTGACACAGCTGCAGCAGAGGGTCACGTCCTTGAGAACCGAATCCGAGGAAGTTTGGAAAACGTTGGAGACGGCGGAAGCCAGCCTCTTGGAGATGCTGACGGCGAAGGACTACGACTGTTCGAGGTATTTCGGAGAGAACGCCGTGCCCACGTCGAGGCCTCCGGAGACCTTGCAAATCAAGCTCAGGGCCGACAGGCAAGAAACCGAAGAATTCTACCTCACG AAATTCAGGGAGTATCTGCTTGGCACCTCCAGAATAGCTAGACTAGATGCGAAGCAGGAATACATTAGGCAGAGTCTGCTAGACGGCTCGACCGCAAGTCCGAACCCGTCGCTGTCGACGACCAAGCAGAAGCAGGCCCGGCGGAAACGTATCGGCCGGTTGCAGATGAACGGCCAGCCGAAATTGTTCGGCGGCTCGTTGGAGGAATATTTAGAGAGCACGAACCAGGAGATACCGTTGATCATGAAGAGCTGTATCAGAGTAATCAACCTCTACGGCCTCCATCACCAGGGAATATTTCGGGTCTCGGGATCTCAGGTGGAAATCAACAATTTCCGTGAATGGTTCGAACGAGGAGAAGACCCGTTGGCCGACGTGACCGACGCGTCGGACATCAACAGTGTGGCCGGCGTGCTGAAGCTCTATCTGAGAGAGTTGAGGGAACCTCTGTTTcctatcatttatttcgagcACCTTATGGAATTGGCACAGCTGGAGTCGAAGCAGGAGTTCGTCAACAAGATGAAGGAATTGATTTCGAGTCTTCCAAGACCAGTTGTTATTGTAATGCGATATCTGTTCGCATTTTTGAACCA CCTTTCAGAGTTCTCGGACGAGAACATGATGGATCCTTACAACCTTGCGATTTGCTTCGGACCTACGTTGGTACCTGTGCCGGAGGACAAGGATCAAGTGCAGTACCAGAATCAAGTGAACGAGCTGatcaagaatattattacgttCTGCGAGGAGATATTTCCGGAGGACATTGGAGGTACTCAGTACGAAAAGTACATCAGTAGGGAACCGGACGACGC TGACGTGGGCGACTCGCCGACAGATCAGGTTCAAGAAGACATGGACTCGGAGGTGTACCCGTCCGAGGATG AATCGGAAAACCTTGAAGCCACAGCGCAATTCGATTTCAATGCAAGGTCCGAAAGAGAGTTAAGCTTCAAAAAGGGGGATACCTTGACTCTATACACGCAAGTCAGTAATGACTGGTGGCGAGGTGCCTTGGCTGGTAGAGAGGGGCTTATTcccgataaatatattatgatcAAGATAAA GGACGAGGAACGCGAGAAGGAACTCTTGAAGTCGTCCAGCGAAGAATCGATGAGAAGACGAACCTCGAGCTCGGCGGACAGCGTATTGTCGAGCAACAATTCGCCACTGATGGGCCCATCCGGAAATCCATCGACGTGGTCTTCCGGCATCGCGTCCGACGCCGCGTCCGCGACGGtcacgccgacgccgacggcTGCGAGCGCGATCGCGATGGCGGCTGCGAATGCGACCGCGGCCACGACCGCCACCGACAATACCGGGAACAACAGCAGCGGTGTTGTCCCAACGCTCGTCACGAACGCGGCCTGCATCTCGTCAACGCAGCCGATCATCAGTCGAGAG GAGTCCGCTTCTCGAGCGGCGAAGATATCCACGCCCGAAAGGGAAAATCGCATCGGAGCGGACACCGCGGTCTCCGGCATCCTCTCGATGAACGAACGAGGCGACAACGAGAAGCTGTCGAGCTTTGCTGCCGAGTCGTCGGTGCAACGGAGCGGCGAAGAAATGGGGACAGAGGAGCTGGACCGCGCTGGTTTGACAAGTCAAGAGGGCGGTTCGAAGCGTGGGTCGGGCAGAAAGCAACACTGGAAATGCCAGAGTATGGGGGAGACGatgcagcaacagcaacaacaacagcaacaccAGCAGCTAACGGCTGGGAATTCCCTTCAGGTGGGAGGGAACGCGCTGCCGCAGGAAGAGGACCCGCAGGAACAGCCGACGTTCTCGGCGAATCGGGAGCTTTGGCAGAGACGAGCCACGTCGCAGACCCAGTTGAATCCCCCGGTACCGCCCAACAATAAGATCTACCGCAGCTCTCAAGAGTTCCGCGAGATGCGACAGAAGCACACGCCGGATCTCGTGATGGACTTGCCGTTGTCGGCGCAGGATGCGAGCAAGAAGTCTGCCTCGTCAAACAGTTTGAGCAGCTCGGACGAGGACACCCCGGTGCAACCTTCGCGGGCCGAGGCGGCTACCTCGCCGACGGGAGGGCCCGAATCGCCGGACATGAGCACGGCCGCCGAGCGGTTCGCCAAACAAAACCAGTGCACCTTAAAGAAAAACACCAAGACGAACCCGCCGGAGACTCAGTCGAAGTTGAAACGAGGCGTCGATAACGAGAACGAAGCCGAACAGGAGCCCGAGGAGATGGTCAGATCGGCCAGCTCGAATCAGATCTCCTCGGACTCCTCGATGCCGTTGAGGTCTCCGCTGCCGCCTCGATCCAAGATCGAGCCGAAGATCGTCGCTAAGTTCGCGGACATGCACCTGACCGGCGGCAGCCAAGTATCCTCGTTCAAACCGCAGGTCAAGGTCAAGCCGACGATACTTAGGAAACCGGTGCTGCCATTCCCGCATCCAC